A genomic region of Glycine max cultivar Williams 82 chromosome 15, Glycine_max_v4.0, whole genome shotgun sequence contains the following coding sequences:
- the LOC100527898 gene encoding uncharacterized protein isoform X1, with product MRRRMASSAFMVICILHSVIAMTCGALMMFYMKEVYTFGHGVQAATKLLGSTPHDQLLIKTSDSFSGLLLVAIGFLLFMVSFVKDRDFQVFFAKGCTLLHLFMAMWRVYFERKVEDLALDWLRQTVGDFLLALSWVFFLVYSWREKMLILTCLVAGRQCIWQNPYFTYFNIVNAITCGRCICFSLLPSFFYYTCGVPSIFS from the exons ATGAGAAGGAGAATGGCATCGTCGGCATTTATGGTGATCTGCATCCTGCACTCGGTGATAGCAATGACATGTGGGGCCCTGATGATGTTCTACATGAAGGAGGTCTACACCTTCGGCCACGGTGTGCAGGCCGCCACCAAGCTCTTGGGATCCACGCCGCACGACCAGCTTCTCATCAAGACCTCCGATTCCTTCTCCGGCTTGCTCCTCGTCGCCATTGGCTTCCTCCTCTTCATGGTGTCGTTTGTTAAAGATCGTGACTTTCAGGTCTTCTTCGCCAAGGGTTGCACGCTTCTCCACCTCTTCATGGCCATGTGGAGGGTCTACTTCGAACGCAAGGTCGAGGATCTCGCCTTGGATTGGCTCCGCCAGACTGTTGGCGATTTTCTCTTGGCCCTTTCGTGGGTTTTCTTCCTTGTTTACTCTTGGAGGGAGAA GATGTTAATTTTGACATGCTTGGTTGCTGGAAGGCAATGTATATGGCAGAATCCATATTTCACATACTTCAACATTGTTAATGCTATCACATGTGGACGGTGCATTTGTTTCTCACTTCTCCCCTCATTTTTCTATTATACTTGTGGCGTTCCATCTATATTTAGTTAG
- the LOC100527898 gene encoding uncharacterized protein isoform X2, whose protein sequence is MRRRMASSAFMVICILHSVIAMTCGALMMFYMKEVYTFGHGVQAATKLLGSTPHDQLLIKTSDSFSGLLLVAIGFLLFMVSFVKDRDFQVFFAKGCTLLHLFMAMWRVYFERKVEDLALDWLRQTVGDFLLALSWVFFLVYSWRENAVDV, encoded by the exons ATGAGAAGGAGAATGGCATCGTCGGCATTTATGGTGATCTGCATCCTGCACTCGGTGATAGCAATGACATGTGGGGCCCTGATGATGTTCTACATGAAGGAGGTCTACACCTTCGGCCACGGTGTGCAGGCCGCCACCAAGCTCTTGGGATCCACGCCGCACGACCAGCTTCTCATCAAGACCTCCGATTCCTTCTCCGGCTTGCTCCTCGTCGCCATTGGCTTCCTCCTCTTCATGGTGTCGTTTGTTAAAGATCGTGACTTTCAGGTCTTCTTCGCCAAGGGTTGCACGCTTCTCCACCTCTTCATGGCCATGTGGAGGGTCTACTTCGAACGCAAGGTCGAGGATCTCGCCTTGGATTGGCTCCGCCAGACTGTTGGCGATTTTCTCTTGGCCCTTTCGTGGGTTTTCTTCCTTGTTTACTCTTGGAGGGAGAA TGCAGTTGATGTGTAG
- the LOC100527898 gene encoding uncharacterized protein isoform X3, producing MRRRMASSAFMVICILHSVIAMTCGALMMFYMKEVYTFGHGVQAATKLLGSTPHDQLLIKTSDSFSGLLLVAIGFLLFMVSFVKDRDFQVFFAKGCTLLHLFMAMWRVYFERKVEDLALDWLRQTVGDFLLALSWVFFLVYSWREN from the exons ATGAGAAGGAGAATGGCATCGTCGGCATTTATGGTGATCTGCATCCTGCACTCGGTGATAGCAATGACATGTGGGGCCCTGATGATGTTCTACATGAAGGAGGTCTACACCTTCGGCCACGGTGTGCAGGCCGCCACCAAGCTCTTGGGATCCACGCCGCACGACCAGCTTCTCATCAAGACCTCCGATTCCTTCTCCGGCTTGCTCCTCGTCGCCATTGGCTTCCTCCTCTTCATGGTGTCGTTTGTTAAAGATCGTGACTTTCAGGTCTTCTTCGCCAAGGGTTGCACGCTTCTCCACCTCTTCATGGCCATGTGGAGGGTCTACTTCGAACGCAAGGTCGAGGATCTCGCCTTGGATTGGCTCCGCCAGACTGTTGGCGATTTTCTCTTGGCCCTTTCGTGGGTTTTCTTCCTTGTTTACTCTTGGAGGGAGAA TTGA
- the LOC100792761 gene encoding probable hexosyltransferase MUCI70: MSGGSLGIRSGSYGSLEKQQLQLQNNGVSLIQSARKPPKTLKEKDRFFHWIFKFTGRKKVGMLFLFTISAAVFIWVLYVGKGEDSQEGNSVHNTSVNGNMSIGDSPSLIARANIMGFTTISVLPPPPPSYFLGYTLPSGHPCNSFTLPPPPADKKRTGPRPCPVCYLPMDEAIALVPKFPSPSPVLKNLTFIYEETLIRDGEFGGSDFGGFPTLRQRNESFDIRESMSVHCGFVRGTKPGRNTGFDMDEDDLLEMEQCHGVVVASAIFGNFDEINEPTNISDYSKETVCFLMFVDEETEKYLRSSGRLGTSKKIGLWRIIVAHNLPYTDARRTGKIPKLLLHRMVPNARYSIWLDGKLELVVDPYQILERFLWRKNATFAISKHYRRFDVFVEAEANKAAGKYGNASIDFQIDFYKNEGLTPYTEAKLPLISDVPEGCVIVREHVPISNLFTCLWFNEVDRFTSRDQISFSTVRDKLLSRVDFHFLMFLDCERRNFVVQKYHRDILERLAAPVDVALSPPPPVETLPEKVVRRGPGRRGRDRRPGSRRHRKVVAGGRDINMEANYTVLFV; encoded by the exons ATGAGTGGTGGGTCATTGGGTATTCGTTCTGGGAGTTATGGGTCTTTGGAGAAGCAGCAGCTGCAGCTACAGAACAATGGTGTGTCGCTTATTCAATCAGCACGCAAACCCCCCAAGACGCTGAAGGAGAAAGACAGGTTCTTCCATTGGATCTTCAAGTTTACTGGCAGAAAGAAGGTCGGAATGCTCTTTCTCTTTACCATCTCCGCTGCTGTTTTCATCTGGGTTTTGTACGTTGGAAAAG GTGAAGATTCACAGGAGGGAAACAGTGTGCATAAcactagtgttaatggcaataTGTCTATAGGTGATTCTCCATCTTTGATCGCTAGAGCTAATATCATGGGCTTCACTACAATTTCAGTACTACCTCCTCCTCCCCCGAGCTATTTTCTGGGTTACACTCTTCCTTCTGGTCATCCCTGTAATAGTTTCACACTTCCTCCTCCACCAGCAGATAAAAAGCGAACTGGGCCACGGC CATGCCCGGTATGTTACCTTCCCATGGATGAAGCCATTGCACTTGTGCCAAAGTTTCCGTCACCTTCTCCAGTACTTAAGAACTTAACATTTATCTATGAAGAAACTCTTATCAGGGATGGTGAATTTGGTGGTTCGGACTTTGGTGGATTTCCTACTTTGAGGCAGAGAAATGAATCTTTTGATATACGGGAGTCAATGAGTGTGCACTGTGG ATTTGTTAGAGGAACTAAACCTGGCCGCAACACAGGATTTGACATGGATGAAGATGATCTCCTTGAAATGGAGCAGTGTCATGGTGTAGTTGTTGCATCAGCCATATTTG GAAATTTTGACGAGATAAATGAGCCAACAAATATAAGTGATTATTCAAAGGAGACAGTATGCTTCCTTATGTTTGTAGATGAAGAAACAGAGAAATATTTGAGGAGTTCTGGCAGGCTGGGAACCAGCAAGAAGATTGGATTGTGGAGAATTATTGTTGCTCATAATCTTCCTTATACAGATGCAAGACGCACAGGGAAG ATTCCTAAGCTTCTGTTGCATAGAATGGTTCCAAATGCCCGCTATTCTATATGGCTTGATGGAAAGCTTGAGCTTGTTGTTGATCCATATCAAATCCTTGAAAG GTTTTTGTGGAGGAAGAATGCAACTTTTGCAATATCTAAACATTATAGACGCTTTGATGTATTTGTTGAGGCCGAAGCAAATAAAGCTGCTGGAAAGTATGGTAATGCCTCTATTGACTTTCAGATCGACTTTTACAAGAATGAGGGACTGACTCCATATACAGAGGCCAAACTTCCTCTTATTAGTG ATGTTCCTGAAGGGTGTGTAATAGTACGAGAGCATGTTCCCATCAGCAATCTTTTTACATGTCTTTGGTTCAATGAAGTTGACCGATTCACTTCTAGGGACCAGATTAGTTTCTCAACTGTCAGGGATAAACTTTTGTCCAGGGTGGATTTTCATTTTCTCATGTTCTTGGATTGTGAAAGACGCAACTTTGTAGTTCag AAATACCATAGGGATATATTGGAGCGCCTGGCTGCTCCAGTGGATGTTGCTCTCAGTCCTCCACCTCCTGTTGAAACTTTGCCGGAAAAGGTTGTTAGGAGAGGTCCTGGAAGGCGCGGAAGAGATCGAAGACCAGGTTCTAGGCGCCACCGCAAAGTTGTGGCCGGAGGCAGGGATATAAACATGGAAGCAAATTATACAGTTTTGTTTGTGTGA